CTGTGCAAAGGTGGGAGAAGCAGTTACAGAGCAACCCAATCAGACCACAGGATGAGCTTTGTATGTGTGCACCATCATCAGCCTCCAGGCCTGGTCACTGGGCTTGCCTCTGTCAGCTGCAAGGATGGCACTGGAAGAGCCAATGTATGGCAGGAGTGCCTTTAGCTAGGACCTGAAACCTGAAATCACAAAAATACTTGGGGTATTTTGACATATGTTATATTAAATGTGCAGCAGTGAAACTGATTGTTTGCACCTTCATGTTCAAACAATAACATGGTGGTTCTTGTCATAAAATTTCTTTTGATAGCAATGTGTGTTCTGCTACCAACACAGTGTGTTTTGTTGGGCATTCTCAATACTGCAGAAATATCActcttaatgaaaaaaaaaaaaaaaaaaaaaaaaagaaaagaaaagtaaaataaaggaaaaaaagctttagAAGCAAATTTTTTTATAGGCTGCAAGGTATGTAAAGTGAGGCCCTGTAATTTTCTTCCGCATTACTTTCCTATACCTTTCCAGAatttggagggggaaaaaaagtctggaTGCAAATTTTGGGATCAAATATGCAAGATTCACTACTGTTGGGTTGCAGGTTTTTTGTGTAAAGATTGCTATAAATAACTACAAATACATTAATTACCTTAAAATAAGCAGATATCAAACATTATATTGACAGTTGATGGGTCTGTGACCATTTATAATCTTGATATATGGGCTTCCTGTGTCACCATTTGGATGAGAGACTCTTTGGGTGACAACCTTAACTGTGCATTACACGGTGCGCTGGACTTGTGATATCATTTCAGCATTTATGGAGGTACACTCCAGAGGACCAAAGCATGTAGTGACACAGAATGTTACTGAATACATGACAATTTTGTAGGCAGTCTGATTCGAATTGTTATGCCTGTTAACACAGAAGAGGAATTGCCAGCTGTCTCTTAAGCAATAGTAGTTTGTCAGCACTGAGTGGTTTTGATGGTTTCTCCTTTAACATCTGACTTgctctttttcatagaatcatagaatcaaccaggttggaagagacctccaagatcattcgtGGCAGTTCCTCAGTGGCAGTTACAAGGATCAATGTACCTCATAATGTTTCTAATAATCTTTCGCATTATCAGTTTGAACTGAAATATTAACACCTTAACCTCCACTCAGTGTCATGCAATAGTAACACACAAACAGCTGAATGTCCCAGTTTACAATTTTCAGAAGTAAGGCTTCTCTAACATGTTTTTCCCCGTTCCAGTGAAATACTTCTCTAAGTCAGAATGAagcaagaagggaagaaaactgCTTCTGTTAGAGGTAAAATAAATTGTAGCATGCTGTGTTTAATTGGCAATTAGAAATCTCCCTGCTGGTCTCCAGCCTGGAAGTTTGCTGTTTATGTTGTGTTCCTCTTCCAGTGCAGGCCTTACATTGATTGGTAGTCATCTACAGAACATTCAAGTTAGGACATATATGACTGACGCATAGTAAAAAGATAAAGACCACATCTAGGTAACTAGTAACTAGACATTAGTAAATGCTCAGGCTTTCTTTCTAGACTTCTTCAACCAGGCTTCTATTTCTTGGTTGCTCTTGACAGTTCATTGTAGTATATAAGGAATTAACTGTGTTCAACTGAAATATGGGAGAAAATTATGGTGTTCTGCTTATAAAAGTGGCAGTGCCActggaaagtcttttccagacCATTTACTGACTGCTTTTTCTCTCATCTTGAGGCCAACTTCAAGCAGTATTCAGTTCTGTGAATGTGATTAGTACTCAAAGAAATTAAGATATTTGTATGAACAAAGCtatgtgctttttctttttttttagttctgGTATCTGATGTTCTCCACAGTAGTGCTTTTCTCTCAGAGGTCACCAAGAGGAAGAAAACTGAAATAAATAGCCTTTCTCCCCCAGATTCTAGAGAGATCAGAGCAGTGGAGATGAATGTTAAGTATAGCTGTAGCTTCCTCATAGGAAAAATATGTAGTGGAATAAAAGCCATAAAAGTGAAGAAAAAGGAGCTATTAGGTCAACTGGTGCTATCCAGATAACTGCAATACCTGTTTGTGAGGTGCTGTTATTACAACTTCAATAGAAAAATGTCTTTATATGTCTTTGACTTGGTCAGAGTGTATCACAGTCCCAAAAAATTGCCTCAATTTTGTTTTCAAGTCTGCGCTCACACCTGCTTGGTGAACTTCAAGCTTCTTAATGTCAGGCTGTTGCTTATACTTACATATCACTTCAAATACCATGGCTGAAACCTTTGAGATTTTCAAGGGTTTCTTATGGTTGTAGAAGTCTAAACCTCAAGGGGTTGGTGAATTATTTCCTTTCTGAATTGCTTTCCCTCCCTCAAAGTCTAATCATTCAGATAGAAGTGGTCAGAATGGTTTCTACTAAGAAAGCACTTAAATTGTTCTGTTAATATTTAAATGGATTAATTACCTGCAGCTTACGgtgctctcttttctcttccagtatCATTAACATACACTTTACTTAGACTAAGTCTCCGTGGTAGTTTGGGGTAGGTGTCTTTGAAAGGGATCTGACAGTTGAGTGTAGAGGGACACATCATTTTAATTTGTAAGTGATTCTTCATAATAATCTGTTCATTCTTATAGCTCAGGATTTCTGTGTTGTAGACAGAAACAGTAGTCCACCCTGTGCACCAATTTCCTTCTTTTAGTACGTGTGGCTGTGAAATGGGATGAAGAAAGAAATGATTGCATGTGGCTGCTGAGCAAAAGCTAGAGAAACTGTAGCAAATACTTTAAATAGCAAAAAATTCCTCAGGTACTCAGTGTAAATTTGCAGCCTGCAAACCTTTGGAAGATCAATTTTACCTTCCCCAGCATAATTTTTAGAGGAGTGGAATAAAGGCAGTTGTGTGAGCTTCACACTTTCAGAtgatcttttcattttttttttccactgtggaTGCCAAACACTTCTATTACCACTCAGAATTACTGGATTTACCTTCTAAAATATCTTTCCTCAAGAGAAAGACCCACATCTAAGcttttccatagaatcatagaatcatagaatcaaccaggttggaagagacctccaagatcatcgagtccaacctatcacccagccctagccagtcaactagaccatgtcactgagtgcctcatccagtcttttcttgaagacccccagggacggtgcctccaccacctccctgggcagcccattccaatgggaaatcactctgtgaaaaacttcttcctaacatccagcctatacctaccctggcacaacttgagactgtgtccccttgttctattgctggttacctgggagaagaggccaacccccacctggctacaatgccccttcaggtagttgtagacagtaataagatcacccctgagcctcctcttctccaggctaaacaggcccagttccctcaacctctcctcataggatttgtgttccaggcccctcaccagcttcgttgcccttctctggacatgttccagtacctcaacatctttcttgaattgaggggcccagaactggacacagtactcaaggtgtggcctgaccagtgctgagtacaggggaagaataacctcccttgtcctactggccacactgttcctgatgcaggccaggatgccattggctctcttggacacctgggcacactgctggctcatcttcagcttactatctatcagtacccccaggtccctttcctcctggctgctctccaactactcagtccccagcctacagcgctgcttggggttattgtggccgaagtgcagaaccctgcacttggccttgttaaatctcatcccattggcctctgcccacccatccagcctgtccaggtccctctgcagggctctcctaccttccaacagatcaacacctgctcccagcttcgtgtcatctgcaaacttactgatgctggactcaatgccctcgtccagatcatcaataaagatattgaacaggattgggcccagcactgatccttggggaacaccacttgtgactggctgccaactggatgtggcaccattcaccaccactctctgggctctgccatccagccagttcttgatccagcacagagtgaatctgtccaaaccatgagctgccagcttggctaggagcttcttgtggcagacagtgtcaaaggctttgctgaagtccaagtagactacatccacagccttccccacattcaccaggcaggtaacctgatcataaaaggagatcaggttggtgagacaggacctgcacttactaaacccatgctggctgggcctgatcccttggctatcctgtaggtgctttgtgatggcacccaagatgacctgttccatgaccttgcctggcactgaggtcaggctcacaggtctgtagttttctggctcctccttacgacccttcttgtgtatgggaatcacattggccagcttccagtcttcagggacctctccagtgagccaggactgctgataaatgatggagagtggcttggccagctcagctgccagctctatttttttttttttttttttttttttttttttttttaattattatccCAAATTATTTATTTTGGATGAAGACAAAACAACCACTAGTACTGTAAGCAGTGTCCAGCTCACTCTTATGGGAGATGTTAGTAATCTTGTGTAAACTCTACAGCCATTCAGCAATTTTATCTAACCTGCTATAATGAGGTTTAAAAGTTTgaactctgtgctagtttgaagcaagctggaatgttttggtagaagaactagataacgggcagtgaaatgaaaaacaattgtgtctacttctctcacagtcacgctgagagctctgggaagaagaaagactttttctccattttgttactcactcttgcttttgccttggacctggtcacatctcattaaccctgctcctactaaccttgctccctaacctcttggctgcacctctcttcttcctgagaactggggtaaggttgagagggccggggggaggtgttggggtggtttgagagcccctcctgggaacttaggtttctgggaggggagttgtgcttttgtattgtttatcctttgtatatttctgtatataactgtatatattgtaaatagctgcttgtaaattctgctagctgtaaataaattgcttcatctatattcccagggtccgtctgagttagctggggcaaattcaaaagtgtgggggggcggggtaacccccaaaccatcacaaactctTTAAACCAGAATCAATGAATCTACTTATTACCTAAGCACTTCTGAAGGAAGTTTAAAATGGGCTACTGTATAGCTGAACACCTAAACCAAGCAAACAGTATTTTTATCATCCCCCGGGGCTACCCAGTGAAATCCAAGTAGATATCAGGATCGTGGGAAGTCATCTGCAGGTAGATCCGTCGGGAGACTTCTGGTCCAACCCGCCGGGAGGTGGCTGTCACACCCTCCCCACGGTGCACAGGGATATTAGTCAGCATGTTTTCCCACTCCTGCTCTGAGGAGTACCTGCTATAGGCCTGGGTCAGAAGCTGAGGAGAAGGATATGCAGACACTATGGCCTCGGCCATCTCGAGGCTCACACGGTTAAACTGCTGTATTTGTCTCTTCCAGACTTCCAATAGACCCTTTCCAGAAGGATCCACCTTCACCCCTCCACACCAGCTCTTCTCTAAGTAGAAAGAGAACCCTGTCTTCGCACGCTCTCGCTTGAAAGGTGCTTCAGCTACAGCTTTTGTGAACATAGCAGCAAATTCTCCAAGCTCCTCCCAGCTCTCAAAAAAGGTAACTTGGACCTGTTTGTTCAGCTGCAGATCCACCAAGGCTTCTTCCACATCCATTCTTGTTATCTCCAGGCCAGAATCCTTAACTTTCCTTTTTCTCAGTTTTTGCTGTTCCTGTTCTTGGTTTccacttgctgctgcctgctgtggtcTCTTTTTCGACTGAACTCTGAAATAATTTTCTATTCCAACTACCGCTAGTGCCAGAATTTTCCCAGGCATTTTATCCATCACATGAGCTACGTAGCTCTGCAGGGTCTCGCTCTGCCCTTCTGTgaagccctgagcctcttctttgTAGTTGCGAACCATGGACAAAAACTCCTCCAATCCATGCAGAACCAGGACATTTGGTTCTTCTGTCCATTCATCTCCTTCTCCCACCTGAGATGACACTGTCTTTCTCCTCCAGGTGATGCTGCAGGGAACGGCCTGATTTTCAACCACAGAGGAGTAATTTGCAGCCTGCAAAGCACTAAGGACCTGTCCACCACCATCTACCTGTAAGAGAACTTCATCCAGCACCACAGTTATGTATTTCTGGCACTCCCCTGGTCGCTGAGCTTTCAGCATCTTGGCAAGGgccctcttcctctctttctcctgctcctgctgccttctccgTGCTTCTCGCTCTTTCCGCTTCTGTTGTGCGGCCTGGCAGATCgcctccctttcctcttgacTGTATTTTGGCTTCTTGGGAGGGGGGAATTTTTCTGGGCTTGCCCCATTTACTAAGAGCCTACTAGACCGATCTGAGGTGTCAGACTGAGAGGCTGGCACCGTGCACAAGGAGGGCCTCTCAGCTCGGCGCATGCCATCTTGGTTGCCACACGGCACATCTCCATACAATAGGTCTTCCAGTGGTCCTTTGCTGCCAGGTGCCAATGGGCCACTGCTATCACCTCCTGCACCCCCATCGCTCGGCTGGAAGGGCTCAAAATCTACCTCTCTTTCTGCTTCCACCTTCCTCTTCAGCCTCTCGGCTAAAGGGACgacttccacctcctcctcttcgCTTCCACTGCTTACCACTACAAACGTTTCCGCCTCCTCCATCACGCTGGGCACAGGTGGTGAGGCGGCTGCATGGGGGCGGCTGCGGGAGGCGGCTGCGGGGGGCGGCTGCGGGGGGCAGCTGCGGGGGGCGGCTGCGGGGGGCGGCTTTTGTCTTGGGCCACTggatcaaagggaattgagttTTTAAGGTCACAGGGTAGAATTTGATTCCTGCTTTGGATAACTTTCCATTTCTTCCTTTTGCACACAAAACAGTTTGAAACTGGTGCAGATCACTTTTTCTTTGATTAATTTGGCTGCTAGTGCAAGCCAGTGAATGTCTTTTCTATAGCTTGGGCAGGATTTGTAGCATCACTGCAAGAGTGTGAAATGTGTTGAACCAACAGTCTTTTTGCCAAGAAGAATTACATGGACCTTATCTGAATTTGTTTCTGTTTACATCAGAATTCAGTTTACACTTGCCCAGATGACTAGTAACTCCCAGTGAAAAGTATTGAACTGCAGTAACCAGATGAAGAGAAACTAGTTTTCTCAGCAGTCATATTCTTTCTTCCTATCTGTAACTGAACAGTCTTAAATGCAATATTTTATTTTAGGAGtaatacaagggaaaaaaaaatctatagtCTGCGCAGtctgagagagatggagaagtaTTTTTATCCCTTGCAGATTTTCTCTTCTCTACCTCACAGCTTTAAGGACAAACCATCTTTGGCTACCAAAACATTACTACCTAAGTTCTTTGAATCAGTGAGCCAATactgccctggggcagggcaTTAAAGAAAATGTGGCGTCAGGATCATAGATTTCCAGCTACATGTCTGTCTCTGGCTATCTGTGCTGGTTCATATTATAGGAAATGGGGTGAATCGAATTTAATTTAAACCAGCTTTTCAAAATACGCTATGCTGCAGCTATGACTGCATGACAAAGAAAGGTTTTATAAAAGTTTGAGCAGAAATCTCATTAAAAGGAGATAAAAAGATGCCATCCTTCAGTTTTATTCCTTTGCCTTCTCCTTTCATATCCTCCAAATGGTGATGTATGGGTCTTACAGGAAATTCATTAAGAATACTGAGTCCTTTAAACAGAAATAGTTGTGTTACCAGTTGGACTAAAGTGCTGGCTGTCTCCTTTTTCACAACACAGCTGACATTAGAACTGCTAAGCAAATTACTCAAGGCCAAAAGACCAGTCAGGAAAGACACAAATAACCTTAAGCCAGCAAAATACAGGCAATTGCTAACTAAACTAATTAGACCTTTCATTATCTAAAATGTAGCTGTGTAAGTTTCAGTGCAAGCTTTAAACTGATTTCTAATGGTGTATAGGAATCTTTCATAACTCTTTCCTTTGCTTGCTTCTCTTTCCATCCTTTTACTTCTACTCGTTCAGTGGATTATTGAAGTCCTAATGAAGTAGAAATAATTCTAAAATTTTGCTATGAAGCACATGAGGAGAGcaattaaaatacattttaactTCTGCTGTTTTTTCCTGATCCAGTGCCTGACATGAAATCTGGAGAGAGATTGTTTTGAAGCTCTTACGTATTATGTTTTGGATAAAATCAATGAGTGTTTAGTAGATTTAAGTCATTCCTCAGAAGAAAACTTAATATTGTGAATAAAAAACTTGTGAAATGTTCTGTAAGACCAATAGATAATGTTGTCTTCAGAGGCTGTTTTCTAACAGTTAGTATTAGGAACTCAGAAAATGAAAACTGTTTTGCATTGAATTTGCTCTCTCTGAGAATGAGTACAGGAGAATGTTTTGTTAGTCTGCTTTTATATTATCAAGAAGATTTTTGTCAACTGTCCAGCACAAGTCTGTCATTCTCCCATAATTGAGAACCTGTTTTCACATTGTTGCCTATATTTTGGCTGAGGTCTTAAGTTGTCAATCTTTGGTCTGACTGGTTGGCC
Above is a window of Pogoniulus pusillus isolate bPogPus1 chromosome Z, bPogPus1.pri, whole genome shotgun sequence DNA encoding:
- the LOC135193151 gene encoding crossover junction endonuclease EME1-like; its protein translation is MEEAETFVVVSSGSEEEEVEVVPLAERLKRKVEAEREVDFEPFQPSDGGAGGDSSGPLAPGSKGPLEDLLYGDVPCGNQDGMRRAERPSLCTVPASQSDTSDRSSRLLVNGASPEKFPPPKKPKYSQEEREAICQAAQQKRKEREARRRQQEQEKERKRALAKMLKAQRPGECQKYITVVLDEVLLQVDGGGQVLSALQAANYSSVVENQAVPCSITWRRKTVSSQVGEGDEWTEEPNVLVLHGLEEFLSMVRNYKEEAQGFTEGQSETLQSYVAHVMDKMPGKILALAVVGIENYFRVQSKKRPQQAAASGNQEQEQQKLRKRKVKDSGLEITRMDVEEALVDLQLNKQVQVTFFESWEELGEFAAMFTKAVAEAPFKRERAKTGFSFYLEKSWCGGVKVDPSGKGLLEVWKRQIQQFNRVSLEMAEAIVSAYPSPQLLTQAYSRYSSEQEWENMLTNIPVHRGEGVTATSRRVGPEVSRRIYLQMTSHDPDIYLDFTG